A genome region from Leptospiraceae bacterium includes the following:
- a CDS encoding UTP--glucose-1-phosphate uridylyltransferase, with amino-acid sequence MDQMNHEILIREKMKQQGLSDLLIQDFLTKVEKVRTGETGKVKWESIGDLDPEKDEIDLDVLRKKYPIKKETLAKLVVIKLNGGLGTSMGLDKAKSLIPIKDGLSFLKIVANQVKFMRKKYGVEIPLILMNSYNTEADSLEELNKADFKQEITTSFLQNKVPRLNQSDLTPITLTDKKEEWCPPGHGDIYLSLKETGILEKLLIQGFEYAFISNGDNLGATIEPSILEYLVEESLEFAMEMTPKTLADTKGGAIYRKLVNGNFVGLELLETAQVPKENEPEFSGMGKFRTFSTNNLWVNLKALSKLIEKNPPSLSLIVNPKVVDGKDVLQLETAMGSAIGSFQKTKGIIIPRDRFAPVKKCEDYLIRRSDAYILNEDFSLTMNPERKKVGLGENLVSLDDKFYKKIKGFEKLFPVTPSLVFCNSLKVEGEVEFDKHIVLKGDVVIRNTSGELRKVSAIGKSELKDETIIL; translated from the coding sequence ATGGATCAAATGAATCACGAAATTTTAATCAGAGAAAAAATGAAACAACAAGGTTTGAGTGACTTGCTCATCCAAGACTTTTTAACCAAAGTCGAAAAAGTAAGAACAGGGGAAACGGGTAAAGTCAAATGGGAGTCCATCGGAGATCTTGATCCCGAAAAAGATGAAATCGATTTAGATGTTCTTCGTAAAAAATACCCAATCAAAAAAGAAACCTTAGCGAAGTTAGTTGTCATAAAGCTCAACGGTGGTCTAGGAACTTCAATGGGTTTAGACAAAGCAAAGTCATTAATTCCAATTAAAGACGGTTTATCTTTTCTAAAAATTGTAGCCAACCAAGTAAAATTCATGAGAAAAAAGTACGGAGTAGAAATTCCTTTAATTCTAATGAATTCCTATAATACAGAAGCTGACTCACTCGAAGAGTTAAATAAAGCAGATTTTAAACAGGAAATTACAACTTCCTTTCTACAAAACAAAGTTCCTCGTCTAAATCAATCAGATCTAACACCTATTACCCTCACGGATAAAAAGGAAGAATGGTGTCCGCCTGGGCATGGCGACATTTACCTCTCTTTAAAAGAAACAGGAATTTTAGAAAAACTACTAATTCAAGGTTTCGAATATGCATTCATTTCAAACGGTGACAATTTAGGTGCAACCATTGAACCTTCTATATTAGAATACCTCGTAGAAGAAAGTTTGGAATTTGCGATGGAAATGACTCCAAAAACACTTGCCGATACAAAAGGCGGGGCTATTTATCGTAAACTGGTAAATGGAAATTTTGTAGGTTTAGAATTACTAGAAACAGCACAGGTACCTAAAGAAAATGAACCAGAATTTTCCGGAATGGGAAAATTTAGAACTTTTTCCACCAACAATCTCTGGGTGAATTTGAAAGCATTATCCAAGTTAATAGAAAAAAATCCACCTTCTCTATCCCTCATAGTAAATCCCAAAGTTGTAGATGGAAAAGACGTATTACAGCTCGAAACCGCAATGGGCTCAGCAATCGGAAGTTTTCAAAAAACCAAAGGGATTATCATTCCTAGAGATCGTTTTGCGCCCGTCAAAAAATGCGAAGACTATCTAATCAGGCGTTCGGATGCGTATATATTAAATGAAGATTTTTCCCTCACAATGAATCCTGAAAGAAAAAAAGTCGGACTTGGAGAAAACCTTGTTAGCCTCGATGACAAGTTTTACAAAAAAATAAAAGGTTTTGAAAAACTTTTTCCTGTTACTCCATCTCTTGTATTCTGTAATTCTTTAAAAGTCGAAGGTGAAGTCGAATTTGATAAACACATTGTCCTAAAAGGAGATGTAGTCATACGAAACACAAGTGGCGAATTACGAAAAGTATCCGCAATAGGGAAATCAGAATTGAAGGATGAGACAATTATTTTATAA
- the queA gene encoding tRNA preQ1(34) S-adenosylmethionine ribosyltransferase-isomerase QueA, with amino-acid sequence MDLSKFDFHLPDELIARYPAKNRDESRLLVLNKQTKSIVFENVFKNIENFLLPNDILVYNQTRVSKRRVFLQNKSGREFECIFLEKILDLGNEKWKVLIKNVRKLKLGETLFTKDENIYFTLNRNEVGDIFLYPSIPISEDVFEKIGTIPIPPYLKRKAEESDKERYQTIFASTPGSVAAPTAGLHFTEELKFNLQKKGITFTEVELCIGYGTFSPLTVEQIQEKKLHEEEFYIPETTLNLLNEAKGKRRIIAIGTTSLRTLESSYDRATGKYVKTSGITNIFIQPGDSVDSIEGLITNFHLPESSLLLLVAAFAGTEFILEAYHKAIENKMRFYSYGDAMLIL; translated from the coding sequence ATGGATCTATCCAAATTTGACTTTCATTTACCAGATGAGTTAATCGCTCGTTATCCGGCTAAAAATCGAGATGAATCTAGGCTTTTAGTTTTAAACAAACAAACTAAGTCGATAGTTTTTGAAAATGTATTTAAAAATATTGAGAATTTTTTACTGCCAAATGATATTTTAGTCTACAACCAAACCCGTGTAAGTAAACGCAGAGTATTTTTACAAAATAAATCCGGCAGGGAATTTGAATGTATCTTTTTGGAAAAAATTTTAGATTTGGGGAATGAAAAATGGAAAGTTTTAATTAAAAACGTTCGGAAATTAAAGCTAGGAGAAACGCTTTTTACAAAGGATGAAAACATTTATTTTACTCTAAATCGAAACGAAGTAGGGGATATTTTTTTATATCCTTCCATTCCTATTTCCGAGGATGTTTTCGAGAAAATTGGAACCATTCCAATTCCACCTTATTTGAAACGTAAGGCGGAAGAGTCTGACAAAGAAAGATACCAAACTATATTTGCCTCAACTCCAGGTTCAGTTGCAGCACCTACGGCTGGTTTACATTTTACAGAAGAACTCAAGTTTAATTTGCAGAAGAAAGGAATAACTTTTACAGAAGTAGAACTTTGTATTGGTTACGGAACTTTTTCTCCATTGACTGTTGAACAAATTCAGGAAAAAAAACTGCATGAGGAGGAATTTTATATTCCCGAAACAACTTTAAACCTTTTAAATGAAGCTAAGGGCAAACGAAGAATAATTGCCATTGGCACAACTTCACTTAGAACTTTGGAATCGTCATACGATAGAGCTACAGGAAAATATGTCAAAACAAGTGGAATAACAAATATATTTATTCAACCAGGCGATTCAGTGGATTCAATTGAGGGGCTTATTACAAATTTCCATTTACCTGAAAGTAGTTTGCTTTTATTAGTCGCTGCTTTTGCGGGAACAGAATTTATTTTAGAAGCCTATCACAAAGCCATAGAAAATAAAATGCGTTTTTATTCCTATGGCGATGCGATGTTAATATTATAA
- a CDS encoding DUF2029 domain-containing protein, which translates to MLEKFKQALPYFTVLLLLLFLVQSIGRAKNKTDFHDYYTASQLFQQEKDLYNLNSIQTLAEEIKLEDLFKLENLKKLEGLKGNVGTYIYPPLFAFLLIPLGMLSYPTAAMIFAIINFCSLLGCLFLITKFISFKNTFYILFFTLFINYRYLESHVANNQVAFILILLILLSIYIKNDALAGILLSLAILIKLTPAIFLFYFLYKRQFKRFGYTLLFSVVWIYIPSLYAHEYNIQSLSNWNELVLNTAMKNPAFRSWKNNQSLIATIAKYFLVGADPLNQALFGMPFVDFSARTISYIFYLCSLIIGIPFLYKLKNGISDNTIISILFILSVIFSGISWVHSFAVLLFPIAYLFHKLFEIQTSKILKNIFITNCIITILSSRTLIGSTAEGIFLMFSLLLYTSLAFYFILLNIEDRKPNASGS; encoded by the coding sequence ATGTTGGAAAAATTTAAACAGGCGTTGCCCTATTTTACCGTATTATTGCTTCTGCTTTTTTTAGTGCAAAGTATCGGGCGTGCAAAAAACAAAACTGACTTTCATGATTATTATACTGCATCTCAATTATTCCAACAGGAAAAAGATCTCTATAACTTAAATTCAATTCAAACTTTGGCAGAAGAAATCAAACTCGAAGACCTATTTAAGTTAGAAAACCTAAAAAAATTAGAAGGTCTAAAAGGAAATGTGGGAACATATATTTATCCTCCCCTATTTGCTTTTTTATTAATTCCACTTGGAATGTTGTCTTATCCTACTGCGGCTATGATATTTGCAATAATCAATTTCTGCTCTTTATTAGGATGCCTATTTTTAATTACAAAATTTATATCATTTAAAAATACATTTTACATTCTATTTTTTACTCTATTTATTAACTATCGTTACTTAGAAAGCCATGTAGCAAATAATCAAGTTGCATTTATTTTAATCCTACTCATATTACTTTCTATTTACATTAAAAACGATGCGTTAGCTGGGATTCTCCTTTCTCTTGCGATCCTAATAAAACTGACTCCCGCCATTTTTCTTTTTTACTTTCTATACAAACGCCAATTCAAACGATTTGGTTACACATTATTATTTTCAGTTGTTTGGATATATATCCCATCTCTATATGCACATGAATATAACATACAATCATTATCAAACTGGAACGAACTTGTATTAAATACAGCCATGAAAAATCCTGCCTTTCGATCATGGAAGAATAACCAGAGCCTTATAGCAACTATCGCAAAATATTTTTTGGTCGGAGCAGACCCTTTAAACCAAGCGCTATTTGGAATGCCATTTGTCGACTTTAGCGCAAGAACAATTTCCTACATATTCTATCTATGTTCCCTTATCATAGGAATTCCATTTTTATACAAATTGAAAAATGGAATTTCAGATAATACAATAATTTCGATTTTATTCATACTTTCCGTAATTTTTAGTGGAATTAGTTGGGTTCATTCATTTGCTGTACTATTATTTCCTATCGCTTATTTATTTCACAAACTTTTCGAAATTCAAACTTCCAAAATATTAAAAAATATTTTTATAACTAATTGCATCATAACAATATTATCCTCTAGGACTTTGATTGGGTCGACAGCAGAAGGGATTTTTTTAATGTTTTCCCTACTTTTATACACATCTTTGGCATTTTATTTTATTTTACTTAATATCGAAGACAGGAAGCCAAATGCCTCTGGAAGTTAA
- a CDS encoding glycosyltransferase family 4 protein — MPLEVKYKPRIAVDARPLSYGLTGNSRYLFEVLKYLIRKDSHFEYYLYSNKEIHPMFMDFFKEQSISIPAIKKVPGVIWLNFVLPYLMYRDRIDMFWGTLQLLPYFKLKIPEFVNYHDLNFKSAPGTMTRTNFIQHRLLSGKTLQNANTVFCLSKNTKKEIAEYKPEFTKKLKVIYPGVSKKVIKSEEIAIKGKFIFTIGTLEPRKNISSVIEAFLLLKTERPDFEYKLVIASRRGWGQETLTQKLLSGEFEKDGIVFLENPNDELLNVLYKKCSLFLFPSIHEGFGLPLLEAMLEQKVCIASDIPVFREILETDSDILVNALDVNEWKNAILKITDRNSVKRKRVWDEKQWTWIATASQIEESFLIEWHKKLDTSVVKNAV, encoded by the coding sequence ATGCCTCTGGAAGTTAAATACAAACCAAGGATTGCGGTAGACGCGAGACCCCTATCCTATGGTCTTACTGGCAATTCCCGTTACTTGTTTGAAGTATTAAAATATTTAATTCGGAAAGATTCACATTTCGAATATTACCTGTATTCCAACAAAGAAATCCATCCTATGTTTATGGATTTTTTTAAAGAACAATCCATTTCGATACCTGCAATTAAAAAAGTTCCGGGAGTTATTTGGTTAAATTTTGTTTTGCCTTATCTTATGTACCGCGATAGAATAGATATGTTTTGGGGGACTCTTCAATTACTTCCTTATTTCAAATTAAAAATTCCTGAATTTGTAAATTATCATGATCTAAATTTTAAATCTGCACCCGGGACAATGACCCGTACTAATTTTATTCAACATAGACTTTTGTCAGGAAAAACTTTACAAAATGCGAACACTGTATTTTGCCTTTCAAAAAATACTAAAAAGGAAATCGCAGAATATAAACCAGAGTTCACAAAAAAACTGAAAGTAATATATCCGGGCGTAAGTAAAAAGGTTATAAAATCAGAAGAAATCGCAATTAAAGGCAAATTCATATTTACCATTGGAACTCTTGAACCTCGAAAAAATATTTCTTCTGTAATTGAAGCCTTTTTACTTTTAAAAACGGAACGTCCTGATTTTGAATATAAATTAGTAATCGCGAGCCGAAGAGGCTGGGGACAAGAAACATTAACTCAAAAATTACTTTCCGGTGAATTTGAAAAAGATGGAATTGTATTTTTGGAAAATCCAAACGATGAATTATTAAATGTTCTTTATAAAAAATGTAGTCTATTTTTATTTCCTTCGATTCACGAGGGATTTGGACTACCTCTATTAGAAGCCATGTTAGAACAAAAAGTTTGTATTGCTTCTGACATCCCAGTTTTTAGAGAAATTCTTGAGACTGATTCAGACATTCTCGTTAACGCTCTAGATGTAAATGAATGGAAAAATGCAATTCTAAAAATTACTGATAGAAATTCCGTAAAAAGAAAGAGAGTTTGGGATGAAAAACAGTGGACGTGGATTGCAACAGCTAGCCAAATAGAAGAATCCTTTTTAATAGAATGGCATAAAAAACTAGATACGAGTGTCGTAAAAAATGCAGTTTAA
- a CDS encoding MBOAT family protein translates to MQFNSVHFLFFFFISIILGNILKNTWQRVFLLLASVYFYTYTNTYFIALLVLSTLIDYFAALAIDNENRTNLQKKIYLSISVVFNLLILGYFKYAYLTTDIINTIFGSNLRTFNVVTYYLNILHLYPTPQDPFLSRIVLPVGISFYTFQSMSYTIDVYRKTISARKSFIDFSLYVAFFPQLVAGPIVRATTFFRDLDFRLSVTNEDIQIAITRILIGFMRKLVFADNLGKVVNYTFANYQSMNALEIWTGAIAFGWQIYFDFAGYTDIAIGIARLFGFKFDPNFNFPMTITNITDHWSKWHISFSTWIRDYIYIPLGGSRGGNFITYRNIFITWLFGGVWHGADYHYIAWGLWQAVMLSIHRIYTQTNTRKLLNEKGGILYKSFSAIFTIFCLAFGFVMFRAQGNPAGTAMYHIWEMIKSMLLITENSRILDSYSNYDYGILLIICFWASSKFSKQNIEYMSTSGNKLMYANIAAAFLILIFGSSDTQTFMYFVF, encoded by the coding sequence ATGCAGTTTAATTCCGTACATTTTTTGTTTTTCTTTTTTATTTCCATAATTCTTGGAAATATTCTTAAGAACACTTGGCAAAGAGTATTTTTACTTTTAGCAAGTGTTTATTTTTATACTTACACGAATACTTATTTTATCGCATTACTTGTATTATCCACACTTATAGATTATTTTGCAGCTCTTGCCATCGACAATGAAAATAGGACTAACTTACAAAAGAAAATATACCTTTCTATTTCGGTCGTCTTTAACCTTTTAATTCTTGGTTATTTTAAATATGCCTATCTAACAACAGATATAATCAATACTATATTTGGATCGAATTTACGCACATTTAACGTCGTAACGTATTATCTAAATATTCTCCATTTATACCCTACTCCGCAAGACCCATTTTTAAGTCGGATTGTTCTTCCTGTCGGAATTTCTTTTTATACATTTCAGTCTATGAGTTATACCATAGATGTTTATAGAAAAACTATTTCAGCACGTAAATCGTTTATAGACTTTTCCCTATACGTTGCATTTTTTCCACAACTAGTCGCTGGCCCAATAGTGAGGGCAACAACGTTTTTCCGTGATTTAGATTTCAGACTATCTGTTACGAATGAAGATATACAAATTGCAATCACTCGAATATTAATTGGATTTATGCGAAAATTAGTTTTTGCGGATAATTTAGGTAAAGTGGTAAATTATACATTTGCGAACTATCAAAGTATGAATGCCTTAGAAATTTGGACAGGTGCTATTGCATTCGGATGGCAAATTTACTTTGACTTTGCAGGGTATACAGATATAGCCATAGGTATTGCGAGACTCTTTGGTTTTAAGTTTGATCCTAACTTCAACTTCCCAATGACAATAACAAATATTACAGATCATTGGTCTAAATGGCATATATCCTTTTCCACTTGGATTAGGGATTATATCTATATTCCTCTAGGCGGATCGCGCGGAGGAAATTTTATTACCTATCGAAATATTTTTATTACATGGCTTTTTGGCGGTGTATGGCATGGAGCGGATTATCATTATATTGCGTGGGGTCTATGGCAAGCAGTAATGCTTTCTATACATAGAATTTATACCCAGACAAATACTCGAAAACTACTGAATGAAAAAGGTGGTATTCTTTATAAGTCCTTTTCGGCAATATTCACTATTTTTTGTCTAGCCTTTGGTTTCGTAATGTTTAGAGCACAAGGAAATCCTGCCGGTACTGCCATGTATCATATATGGGAAATGATAAAGTCTATGTTATTAATTACTGAAAATTCCAGAATATTAGATTCTTATTCGAATTACGATTACGGAATACTCTTGATTATCTGCTTTTGGGCAAGTTCGAAATTCTCAAAACAAAATATAGAATATATGAGTACGAGTGGAAATAAACTTATGTATGCAAATATAGCTGCAGCGTTTCTTATATTAATTTTTGGTTCTAGTGATACCCAAACATTTATGTATTTTGTCTTTTAA
- a CDS encoding SGNH/GDSL hydrolase family protein, which produces MIEFNKFYKDKRFYIPILLLIVFELMFQILIDFYKPYLKKKSYAANINQITDHIIEKKVEHDPDILLIGTSVAYQGLSLPVLQEKIKDTGYKIQSVAIPGSELIVQSLAVEKVLKEFKNVKLIIYVGEITMPWVSKTDLSPPTLAMINEFDKKSVIKKIIDFEYDASKIEFDWKSKKLYFGYLYNFDEWAYLFLKSIAYRRDLNDFITDPGKRLKYISRKNAHPNLNFYEYENEKTEKMSDYPMSNIEECMTKTSPDNQEQIPNTSNFDHKKAIFDTCWVAKISTNIQTRTPETELYFRRLSHIYSHIQENNIKIINIFAPYSNIIDKQLGGDGRVKVWKEELEKINPPNAVLEDFRYIFDGKNSDDYCYDVIHLNHAGAVLFSEALGDYLKNNIHQLIKH; this is translated from the coding sequence ATGATTGAGTTTAATAAATTTTACAAAGACAAACGATTTTATATTCCAATTTTATTATTAATTGTATTTGAATTGATGTTTCAAATTCTGATTGATTTTTATAAACCTTATTTAAAGAAAAAATCATACGCAGCCAATATCAATCAAATCACCGATCATATCATTGAAAAAAAAGTAGAACATGATCCAGATATATTACTTATAGGAACATCCGTAGCCTACCAAGGATTATCCCTTCCCGTATTACAAGAAAAAATAAAGGATACTGGTTACAAGATACAATCAGTAGCAATTCCTGGATCTGAACTAATTGTACAAAGCCTTGCTGTAGAAAAAGTTTTAAAGGAATTTAAAAATGTTAAACTAATAATTTACGTTGGGGAAATTACCATGCCCTGGGTGAGCAAAACAGATCTTAGCCCACCTACTCTTGCCATGATCAATGAGTTTGATAAAAAAAGTGTAATCAAAAAAATTATTGATTTTGAATACGATGCAAGTAAAATCGAGTTCGACTGGAAATCAAAAAAATTATACTTTGGATATTTGTATAACTTTGATGAATGGGCTTACTTATTTTTAAAAAGCATAGCATATAGAAGAGATTTAAACGACTTTATTACAGACCCGGGAAAAAGATTAAAATATATTTCGAGAAAAAATGCACATCCTAATTTAAACTTTTATGAATATGAAAATGAAAAAACTGAAAAAATGAGCGACTATCCAATGTCAAACATAGAAGAATGTATGACCAAGACATCTCCGGATAATCAAGAACAGATTCCAAATACATCCAATTTTGATCATAAAAAGGCTATTTTTGATACATGTTGGGTTGCAAAAATTTCTACAAATATTCAAACAAGGACACCTGAAACAGAACTTTACTTTCGACGGTTATCTCATATATACTCCCATATTCAAGAAAATAACATTAAGATTATTAATATATTTGCACCCTATAGTAATATAATTGATAAACAATTAGGCGGCGATGGTAGAGTGAAAGTCTGGAAGGAAGAACTAGAAAAAATAAATCCACCCAACGCAGTATTAGAAGATTTCAGATATATATTCGACGGAAAAAACAGCGATGATTATTGTTACGATGTAATCCATTTAAATCATGCTGGAGCAGTATTATTTTCAGAAGCTCTAGGCGATTACTTAAAAAATAATATTCATCAGTTAATTAAACACTAA
- a CDS encoding MBOAT family protein, translating to MLFTSLLFAAFFLIVYIIFWSIPNQKGKEIWLLIASVLFYGSWSFGFLFHFLVVVGINYYFIRLLHKSHSKRIVSVAVAVNIFNLGVFKYFYFFTDIFASLSGISALTNLKSSTTFKIILPLAISFYTFQMLAYIIDVYRKKVTEEISLIDFSIFILFFPQLIAGPIMRSQDFLPELKNIKAKPEYLSPGLSFIALGILKKVLIADNLALLVDPIWSNPSNYDWLTLLLAIHGFTWQIYCDFSGYTDIARGCAFLLGFKIPENFRSPFLADSARDLWQRWHVTLSTWLRDYLYIPLGGNRQGEIRSYINLIITFTLGGLWHGANFTYILWGFYHGVILSVERIFERLNLQIKSTNFLWKLVCILYAYHIFLFGAIMFRSNHTADYFSVLVKLFTLADGISLGKTEIDSIIGLCFISFLIQLAQYFEKIPNWILKIKQILIPVSYVILLFLISLYSKSGKEFVYFQF from the coding sequence ATGTTATTTACATCACTACTATTTGCGGCGTTTTTCCTAATTGTATACATTATATTTTGGTCAATCCCAAACCAAAAGGGAAAAGAAATTTGGTTATTAATAGCTTCCGTTTTATTCTATGGATCTTGGAGTTTTGGATTTCTTTTCCATTTTTTAGTAGTTGTAGGAATCAATTATTATTTCATACGATTACTCCATAAATCTCATTCTAAAAGAATAGTTTCTGTCGCTGTTGCCGTTAATATATTTAATTTAGGAGTATTCAAATATTTTTATTTTTTCACAGATATTTTCGCAAGTTTAAGTGGCATATCCGCATTAACCAATTTAAAAAGTAGTACGACGTTTAAAATTATTCTCCCGCTCGCAATTAGTTTTTACACATTCCAAATGCTTGCTTACATAATTGATGTATATAGAAAAAAAGTTACAGAGGAAATAAGCCTAATTGACTTTAGTATCTTTATTTTATTTTTCCCTCAATTAATTGCAGGCCCAATTATGCGGTCACAAGATTTTTTACCCGAATTAAAAAATATTAAAGCAAAACCAGAATATCTTTCCCCCGGACTTAGCTTTATTGCACTTGGAATACTGAAAAAAGTACTTATAGCGGATAACTTAGCTTTGCTTGTAGATCCTATATGGAGTAACCCTTCTAATTACGACTGGCTAACTCTATTACTTGCCATTCATGGATTTACTTGGCAGATTTACTGTGACTTTAGCGGTTATACTGATATTGCTAGAGGTTGCGCATTTTTATTAGGTTTTAAAATTCCTGAAAATTTTCGTTCTCCATTTTTAGCCGATTCAGCAAGAGATTTATGGCAACGCTGGCATGTTACACTTTCTACTTGGCTTCGGGATTATCTCTATATACCTCTCGGCGGAAATAGACAAGGCGAAATTAGATCTTATATCAATTTAATTATAACTTTTACTTTGGGTGGACTATGGCATGGAGCTAACTTTACTTATATTCTTTGGGGATTTTATCATGGAGTAATACTCTCTGTGGAAAGAATTTTTGAGAGATTAAATCTACAAATTAAATCAACTAACTTTCTTTGGAAGTTGGTATGTATTTTATATGCCTACCATATTTTTCTATTTGGAGCAATTATGTTTCGCTCCAATCACACTGCTGATTATTTTTCTGTTTTAGTAAAATTATTCACATTAGCCGATGGAATTTCTCTTGGGAAAACAGAAATTGATTCAATTATTGGCCTTTGTTTTATTAGTTTTTTAATTCAACTTGCCCAGTATTTTGAGAAAATTCCAAACTGGATTTTAAAAATAAAACAAATACTGATTCCAGTTTCATACGTAATTTTACTATTTCTAATAAGCCTATACAGCAAATCAGGAAAGGAATTTGTATACTTCCAATTTTAA
- a CDS encoding DUF1574 family protein, which yields MNETFLKNRFLFYPLLLASFIFCFDKLFSLTCIRKYTESRIEYAFYAEKKPLLEQLNNFQKTQKPEDKLLILFGTSHMGEFSHKYIQEKNPNLTTYNFSAPMAPPSYLYYNLETVINSGVKIDYAILEIIPETFQSAANEYALKFSYDWKFIYNNRDVFSNDEIESFTHANLFNVVRFPPRLNIAIQRLKDKNAIAGFEFFNSMVQLATKQNNGGIPNPIIHEIPENIFEKESKTYFAQAFKKTKNLSYNESLAQKIFYIKFIETCKKNNIQLLVYKPIISKPLQKLLDESDFYEKWWSDKLEIANNNEIPVLDMATYSNSIKCQKFVDVHHLSGGCYPEITDILLEKISH from the coding sequence ATGAACGAAACTTTTTTAAAAAATAGATTTTTATTTTACCCACTTCTACTTGCTAGTTTTATCTTTTGTTTTGATAAATTATTCAGCTTAACATGTATTAGAAAATACACTGAGTCTAGAATTGAATATGCCTTCTATGCCGAAAAGAAACCATTATTGGAACAACTAAATAATTTTCAGAAAACCCAAAAGCCAGAAGACAAACTTTTAATTCTCTTTGGGACTTCCCATATGGGAGAATTCTCACATAAATACATTCAGGAAAAAAATCCAAATCTTACAACATACAATTTCTCTGCGCCTATGGCACCCCCATCTTATTTGTATTATAATTTAGAAACAGTTATTAATTCGGGAGTAAAAATAGATTATGCGATTTTAGAAATAATTCCTGAAACTTTCCAATCGGCAGCCAATGAATACGCTCTAAAGTTTTCCTACGATTGGAAATTTATCTATAATAATAGAGATGTTTTTTCGAATGATGAAATCGAAAGTTTTACTCATGCAAATCTTTTTAACGTCGTGCGATTTCCCCCAAGACTAAACATCGCAATCCAGCGACTAAAAGATAAAAATGCAATCGCTGGTTTTGAATTTTTTAATTCAATGGTTCAACTAGCTACCAAACAAAATAACGGCGGAATTCCAAACCCAATTATCCATGAAATTCCTGAAAACATTTTCGAAAAAGAGTCTAAGACTTATTTTGCGCAGGCGTTTAAAAAAACTAAAAATCTTTCTTATAATGAGTCTTTAGCACAAAAGATATTTTATATTAAATTTATTGAAACTTGTAAAAAAAATAATATCCAACTTCTAGTATACAAACCAATTATTTCTAAACCACTACAAAAATTATTAGACGAATCCGATTTTTATGAAAAATGGTGGTCAGATAAATTAGAAATTGCCAATAACAATGAAATTCCTGTATTAGATATGGCAACCTACTCCAACTCTATAAAATGTCAAAAATTTGTAGATGTACATCATTTGAGTGGAGGATGTTATCCAGAAATCACAGACATACTTTTAGAGAAAATATCACACTAA
- a CDS encoding nucleotide pyrophosphohydrolase translates to MNNKDLTLNDAQSKVDEWIRTIGVKYFSEMTNLAILMEEVGELSRLIARTYGDQSFKKSDLEKDIPSEIGDILFVLICLSNQMGISLEDVLLKTLEKNTTRDKDRHKNNEKLK, encoded by the coding sequence ATGAATAATAAGGATTTAACTCTTAATGATGCACAATCAAAAGTGGATGAATGGATTCGCACAATAGGTGTAAAATATTTTAGTGAGATGACAAACCTTGCGATTTTAATGGAAGAAGTTGGCGAATTATCCCGATTAATCGCAAGAACCTACGGAGATCAATCGTTCAAAAAATCAGACTTAGAAAAAGATATTCCTTCTGAGATAGGTGATATACTTTTTGTATTAATTTGCCTATCAAACCAAATGGGAATTTCTCTTGAAGACGTATTACTCAAAACACTAGAAAAAAATACAACTCGTGATAAGGACAGACATAAAAATAACGAAAAATTAAAATAG